The Amphiprion ocellaris isolate individual 3 ecotype Okinawa unplaced genomic scaffold, ASM2253959v1 Aocel_unscaffolded205, whole genome shotgun sequence DNA window TACCAAGGATCTGACATAGACACTAAACACCTCCAAACTGGTGAAAAAAGCCCAGCAGATGATGGTCTTCCTGAGGAAGCTGAAGTAGGCTGGTTTGGCTCCACAGCTGCTCAGAAATTTCTACAGAAGCACCATCAAGAGCATCCTCTGCCAGAGGTGCACAGTTTGGTTCAATGGCTACACAGCAAAAGACAGGCAGGATCTGAGTAGTTAAAGTGGTGCAGAGAGTCGTGGGATCTGAGCTCCCGGACCTGATCTGCATGGATGTCAGCCACCCAGGACACTCCCTGTTTGTCTCACTTCTATCAGGGAGGAGGTACCGTGCCATCAAAACACAGACTACCAGGCTGAGGAACAGGTTTTTCCCAAGAGCTGTTATCTTCATTGCACCACTgcatctcctccctccctctcccccgCCCACAGACATGCACAACCCAGAGCTGGAATACttaccccacccccacccccacccccttgCCCCCCTGCTCTCAAACAGAGACTCACTGATGGACAACAAACATGTTAATATGCAATAACCTTTTCAAATTGAGCATTTTTCTCATATCAgacactttaaagcaggcgttgCACCTCATTGCActatcactaaaaaaaaaaaaaaattataaaaaaaaaaaaaatatatatatatatatatatatatatatatatatatatatatatatatatatatatatatatatatatatatatatatatatatatatatatatatatagctgaTTTAGGGTATATATCACCGTAAAtcggctgggatagactccagccccctgcgatcCTCATGAGGATTAAggggtgtatagatgatggatggatggatggatggatggatggatggatggatcttggTCATACTTTTGAACACGAGCCTTGTGGCGGAGCTCTGAACTTTAGCTGAAATATTCACTCTGCATTTctctcatttattatttattattcattgttaCTGCTTTTATTCTTGGTGCACTAGTGCACCTTGACTGTTTTTGCTATGAATCATTCAGATTTCCACCAGAAGTTGCATATAAAGTCACTTTATGTTGCTCTGCaggtagaaaaaaataacattatccCATGTCATGTAGCTTTAATTTCATCGTCAAAGTATCAAACACTTATTATTTCGTCAACTTAAGCAACGTGATACTATGAGATTGTATTAAAGAGCATACAACTTCATGCACTGCTCATGTGTCCtgcttgtgtgtgagtgtgtgcttgATTACATTAGACTACAGGTGTGTTGGAGCAGATCTTCATCAGCTGCTCTGCATCACACCATCAAGCTCCCTTCAAATATTCTGCTCTGCCACCTCTGTGATACCAGAATTCAGATTCTACTCCAgcaggtttgtttttctgctgcttttaactAAAGTCTGAAATAACTACTTCCCCTTCCcttctttgtgtcatttaaaatttcttttgccatttttgggGCAAAAAttccttatttttcttactttttgtAGGAGCCAAAATGCATTCAAGTTGATGTTGCACAATCAAAATGCAATGACTTAAGTTCATGTTAAAGGGTGTTTTACATTGATTTAAGGGGAGTTAAAAGGTGTATTTACAGTTATGTATTAGGAAAACTTTAGGAGGCTTTAATCATTGCTTCCCATTAACACCTTCTATCTTGAGTTACGGGGATAGGGGATGTGGCTAGCCTGGTCGGCAGTCAGGTATTAAGAGTGAAGCCACACAAATTTTTGACCTCTGtttcttgcattattttcaaaaatttggaaaaGGACAGTTATTTTTTGTACACAGCATTTTGATGTGTGTGAATTTAGGTAAAAGCCTCAACTTTATAAAGTGATCATGTGGATTTTCACTTCGATGTGGACTAGAAAAGGAGGAATTTTCAAAGCATCAAGCTGACGTCTTCATTAATTGGAAATTAAGCTTTTCTaactagacttctgcacctTCTACTGGCTTTTTAGCTCATGGTGGGAAATTTGTAGCCAGACAAATGGCCAGTATACCTACCAACAATGGCCCAACCCCAATGTCAACCCTAAGGCCTAATCCTTCCCTGACTTGACTGACATCACAGCTGTAGTGCTCAAGTGTACGAGTTCATAGGGCTCCAAATGTTGTAGAAAGATAAATGACACATATAACCACTGCCTGGAAACAGCGCCATTATAGAAGTGAACTTCCTGCCCTTTATGGCTCATCTTGCCTCAAATCTTCTCTCAACATGTTGCCCTGCTCGGCCCAGTTTCCAGCCTCAGCCCAAGTCCCAGTCATAGTTCCCAACTACCAGGCCAAACCTCAGCCCCGGTTCCATGTAcccttcctgttttttttagctATTCTTCCGCTGTTCTAACTCAACGGCCCACATGTTTCAAAAAGTCCAAATCGCAATGCAGCAGTGTCAAATTCTATTGATGTgggtgcccaggtagctcagctggttgactggacgacccataaacagggactAGTTTCCCTGAAGCAGCGGCCTgagttcgattccagctcacagccctttgctgcaggtcttcccctaactttcctgcctgcctctcagcttaacctgtcaaaaaaagccagaaaataataattctgttgCTCTTTCCTCACTTAAAACTGAGTAAGAACACATTTAGGGCTCTAATGCAATGCCAAAGACTGTATGTACCCCACATCTACACATTTTCCTTCATGTCTGAACAAGCTCAGTCACAACCCTTCTACTGCTCACATCTGTTCATCATGTAATAAttgttgagctgaatctcaaGACATGGGACCTAAAaaactacacttcccagaatgcactggtagCAGCAAGGAGGGAGCTGACACCTGGtgcttgacacctgatcagtgatcactgatttagagcacctgggaaggactgTGGGAAGCTCAGCCAGTCTGGCAAACAATCTTCAGAAGAGAGACacgaggaaagaacaaagaagagccaagtccactcatggattcagtccaaagacgccaatggttggtaaaatgtttatttgctttttttggtgatttgaaatgtttctttatatGGCCAAGTGTATGTTAACTGCACtgtatgattggttgatttaaatggttaagtgactaatatgtcaaatttttggttctgtgtttgataaTATGAACggtgtttctctgtctttaaaggtttacaacctattGAAATAATCTGACCAACCAactagaaggaaaataaagttttgagttggaaatttaaattgagttgtcctcgcgtcctttggagggaaagagaggtggacttgACAATAATTTACAATAAAGCTTTAAATAATCAACTTATAAGTAAAAGGAAAGACTTACTTCACTATATTTCAGCAAACTGTGAAAATCATAATCTACaatcaacacaaaaaagtgTCTCTTAAACTgccttttgtgtctcactgaGGTCCGCTAGCCTGCTGCTGACACTTTTaaggtttttatttgtaatttttaaggCATTAAAGCAGAAGCAGGTGGGTTTTTTTGGTATCTTAGGGCAAAAATTCCACACAAACCTTTCAGGATTTTCCAATTCAAGTATTCTACAGGAAATTAGACTTTGATAGCTCCTCCTGGCTCTGTTTAAAGGCTTTTGAAAGATTTTAAGTGTGTGCGACTGTGGTTGAACAGGTTTTGAACAGATGAGAGGTTGAATAACTGCTTCTCCAGATTTCTGTCTTCTGCAACTCTATATGACGTGCAAAACGGGTTCAGGCCATGAGGGGAGGTGTTGTGCACTGTGTTTCATGATACCAGGCTGTCTGCAGACAACAAATGGCAGATTATAGTTTTCTTGTGCAACAAATGCCTGAACACAAGCAATATTCCgtatacaaacacaaaatctaCTCATAATCAAAGACACAGATGTGGGTGTGGTACTATTTGAGCTGTAGGTACAACAATGTTATTAATTGCTTgcaaatcttgaacaaatcttcACTCATCCGGACAATTAGGTTTAGGAATTGGCAAAATTGGTGTGTTACATGGGCTGTTCGTTTCCACTAACACCCCTTGATCCAAGAGGGACTGAATTACACCCTCTATGCCTGCAATTGCCCTTTGTGGTAGATTGTACTGCCTGATTGCAGGAAGCACAGCATTAGCTTTTAGCTGAACAACATGAGGTGGAGCAGTTGTCACACATCCCATCTTATGTTCAGCCCATAGATCATTAGGCACCTCAGACAATTCCGAGGAGGGACCATATGTAATAGGAAAGGGTGCTTTCTGTAAAACAAACGTGCTTTCAGGGAGAATGACAGGCTGAGGAAgcttgaacaaaaacaaatcatctcCCAAGGTTTTGAAATCAGCACTGAGACGACTGGAGACGGTCTGTTGTTGTGTGCTGTACCTTCTTATCAAAGAATTCAATTGTTTGTCTTCTGCCCCTGTCGACACAGCGACCTTGATGTGGGGAAGAGCGTCTTCACCTTTGTACAGGATTTTCTGTGCGTCTGTTAGTTTCAGTGGCAATATGCACCCTTCAGGACCAATAACTAGAAAATCTTCGGAGATTAATCGATCAGTCTGTTGTAGGTAACCTACTACAGTCGTTTGCTATTCATCAGGTGGattaacagcagcaacactgcAAGACAGGTCTCATGGCAGACACCAATGAAGCACAGCTAGGAGAAGATCTAGCAATTTTCTGAATATTACTGACAGTGACAATGTCTTTCATGTTGAAATTAGGCAATGTCCAACGATACTGAATACCATTAGCTGACTGCAAACACTGAACTGCCTGAAAGGCTTTGTCATCAGGAATAGTCAAAAACAATCCATCTGGAGTGCAATGAATAGTAGCTTTTAATTTACAAAGAAGGTCTCTCCCCATCAGACTCAAAGGTGTTGCTGCAGAAATCAGAAATGAATGCTGCACATCTGATCCTGCTATTGAAATTGAGATTTGTTCAGAAAATGGTTCTGTTAGGGGTGTGCCTGAAACCCCTACAGTGATGGCTGTATGAGTTGTAGAAATGCAAACATTGTCTCTAGAGCACACAGCAGATAATGTAGCTCCGCTGTCGACCAATATATCAATTTTAGTGCCATCAGCTTCAACTGGCATTATAGGATTTTCAAAAGGAGAATGAGAAAGTCTAATGTTTACAGCTTGTAGTGCAGGTTCTGAAATAGTTTCTGCCTTTCTGTGGCCTCCCTAGCGCTGTAAATGCGCTGGGGGAGGTGCAGGAGCTGGGAGAGCGGCCCAAGGTCCACCCTGTTGTGAGGCCTGCTGTGGCCGCCGCTGCCTATAGCGAGCATGGCACCTAGGTGCAGTGCAGTCTCTAACCCAGGGTCCCATCCTCCCACAATTAAGGCGCTTAATTGAGATGGGGCAGGCGTCACTACAGGTGTGGGCGGCCCCGTGACCTGAACCATCTGCTTAATCCTTGAGGATGGTTTCTTTTCAGAAAAAGCATCCATCCCTGTACATTTCCATCATTATAGTTGTGGCGTCTGTAGTTACCTGCCAGTCGAACCCTCCTAATATTGCGGTTTGGGGTGAGGCTGGACATTGGTCTGTGATTTCAGGCCCTGATTCTGAACCAGGGGTGAGGATGACCAtcagcctcctgctctgcttcatgCAGTCCTCCACCAGCTCCAGGCGATCTGTCGGGTCAGAAAAACTACATTCATGTTGgctctttatttctttatttgaagCTATCTGATGACTGTTGGAGTATCATAAAAGGAAAGCAAAATTAATAGAAGACGAATCTAATTTTATGTCGTAAATTCATCTAGAAAACAACTTGGAGATGATAAAATTGAGAAATAAACTGTGACAATCCTACATGTCcagaatcacaaaaacaaacataaaatgccGACCTTCCCCTGGTATATCATCTCTCCCATGGATGAAGAGTCGATATCCACACTTATTCTCGAGGACGGTCGGCAAAATCTTTGTGATGAACCGAgacagtgtttcctctgtggCCTTGTCCTTTTTCTGCATCTGATAGACCACATAGGCGTCGTAGATCCTCTTATCTGGGAAACACAAAGTCATGCATGTTGAACTTTCTGTTTTGAGATTGTCCTGATTTCACtctgttttggggttttttgttctGGTTCCTGAGATCATCATGATGTAAGCCACCCTGTGGCCACACCCAGTCATCTGCAATGATTGTGAATGACTGTGAATTATGAGACTGAAGCTGAAAGTGTCAAACATATGTATAGTTACTGCAAATCAAATTAGTGCAAAGAATTCCGGCTTGTGCGGCGGAAGTTCTTTCTGAGACCTGAACTATGAAACTGAACTTTTACTGAACTGCAAATGTCTCATATTTTATATCTATAGAGAAATATTTCCTTTATACAAAGAAGAATCCACCATACCTGCTCAGAAAGTACTTGAAACTAATATGAAAGTGTCACATTTGAAAACATATAACAAATAAACTTCTTATAACCTCACCATGAGGTGAGGGAATCCCACAACAAGGGTTAGTAACACATGCAAGATGAAAATTATGCCTAGGAAATTGCGTGCAGGAAAATTCCTTCCAGCTTACAAAATCTTTCTGACTCACTGTCCCCCATGTTACATAAGTGCACAGTTTGCTTCGGATATCCCTCAAAAGTGATGACTGCCAAGTTGTTTGAAAGACTAGAACATGTAAATTGAAACTACCAGAGTGGGAACAGACTAAATCAATGCAATCTATGGATGGGGAGTTAATAAACTAAATGACCTCTGAGGAAGAGAGTATGTTCAGTTACTCTGTGAGAATCATTctcaaatattttgtcagtGTAGCTGGAAttatgtttttgcatatttaaacacaTAGAGAGGAGCTTTTTCCAGGCACTAAGTTTGCTGCAACgcagttgttgtgttgtttcactacttcatttgatttttcaacagattttgtcaattaaaatgtaaaatcagctTGAAATAAACAACATAGTTTCATTCATGTAAATGCATGCATGTAAATGAAACTTGTTTTTATCATAAGCTATGGATATTTAGAATGGTACTTATGGCATTTTAGATCAAGTATTTCctcaaatgttttttgaaaattgACATTGACCCACTTTCTGCAAAGTTTTTCGCAATTTGAAACTTGACGCTGTTagaatgacaatatctcaggaactaataaagataaaaaactgaaatagtCACTGTTGTTTCCCATCGTTCAACTGATACTCAATCTCCAAGAGTCACAATTCCCAAAAAATATGATGCTGAAATCAGCTAGTGATATTTTGTGAACCATCTGTAGTTACATgccacaataatacaaaataaaacgtGTATAATACTATTTAATATTAAATGCTTTgtcaaaaactatgaaaaaaaagtAGCCTTCAAAAGACTTGTTAGCCGTTTTGTGAAATTAGCACAATTAACGCTTTTTAAGTGTGCTCTTGGAGCCTCGAGgtaattagcttagcttagcatgaaaaCCCAGAAGCAGGTGGTGacagctagcctggctctgtctagctccaaaataaaaataagacattaatTATGTTTGTTATTTGGCTCAACCTTTGACAGAAACATCCTTCCTTCTTTACCTTCATTGTGTTTGCTCAGTGGGAGGTAAGGTCTGAAGAAGAGAGCCAGATCAATGGCAAAGAACTTGACCAGCATGGCGGCAAAGACACAGaagaacaacacacacactcctccaaTGACCAGTGGAATTATAGATGctgaaagtgaaacaaaaaattgAAGTTTGAAAGGGAATATGGGTGTATGCATTACAACACAAGATGTTctacatatttcattttatctatCATATTACCTCTACATCGATGCATCCTACATGAcctttaaaaagtattcacctaAATTGGACGTTTTCTCCTTTCATTGCgtttcaacattaaatcatggtcaattAATTGTGGCTTTTTGTGATGAGAAACAAGTCaatgaggccaccaagacacctatgactcctatGATGGAATTGTAACTTCCAGCAGCTGAGATGGAAGAGACTGTACATAAAACAACTGTTGGCTGTCCTACACCAGTCCAGACTCTTTAGGAGGGTGGTGTAGAGTTAGGAAACTTCAAATGTACTGTGGAGTGAGAGCATATGCAGTAGAAAAGCAGCACTGGAATGTGTAGAGTAAATAAACACTGGAATGTAGACATAACTAAAAGGAAGCATTGGAGGGGGGCTTTGGAGGCTCCATGGTCGTATGTAAGAGGTATATACTTAATAAGAGCACCATAGCCACGGAACTGGACAGATTGTTAGATTACATGTATAGGATTATTTCCCCTGATAACACCTGTTTACAGTTAATAACAGGATGTAGTCTCAATATATGTCTAGATATCTCCCGGCCTTTCTGCTAAAGTTGGGGCTCTGGAAGGACAAAGCTTGTTGTTTTCCGAAGGGGAGAAAGGAAAGAGAAGATTCCcctgtagtctctcctctttACAAACAGATGAGCTGGaggttcagttcagttcattcctagaatcagctgaagtttgcttgtgtttctgtctcagTAGAGTCCAACAAACTCTTTTGCAACTGACTCTGCTTGTCTCCAGCGACTGAACCTGCTGATTTCTTCATGCCTACTTCAGTTTCTTAGAATTAAAGTCTAACTCTAAAACAAAGTTAAATTTTAGATTAAAACAGTCCTGTTAATGCCAGACACAACAttggcaaagagaaagccactctttaaaaaaaaaaagtccatattAAATCTCAACTAGAGTTAAGcagaaggcatgtgggagactctgaagtcagctggaagaaggttctttgatCTGTTGagactagggttgccacccgtcccttaaaataaggaaaacgtcctttatttgacaattaattgttgtgtcccgtattgaatcaatacgggacgcaattgttccatattttcataaacgccccgtacacgtctgtcacacactcatcaaaactgcataaagaacaaaataaaacacaggaaatactaagggcagccaatttaaactCCGTAGGacctatgtagcgaggacccgatgccaggtccagcagatcacgctgcacccgcctgtttaaaaatgtttacaacccgaaactccaccacgtccatagaagcaaaaacatctgcaaatgtacagacgtgagtgggaagagtggaacccctggcaatgggtacaaggcaaactgtgttttctggtgCTAATGGACTgactgaagtaaggcagcatcaggagaccaacatgtaagaaacatgggaatagagagaacccaaccagcaggtcacagtttatcatctaatcatctcctgaagtctatatggtgagagacatcagtatctggtggaagatgcttataatcatgctgatgtggccatagactctacagtattttagtggactcaataaatgcctaagttgtttattattttttaatgcttttatagtttttataaacatttatttaatagcctctatataatcaataaatggcctttgcctatctatagaaaaactcactcagaattctgatatgttaacagtactaaatcaatcaataaatacatgcatacacacataaatatgttaatacatttattgtgtaagataagatttacatttagatgaaaaaaatgtctgtagagaatttctttgtccagtattctgcattcagttgtttat harbors:
- the LOC129348439 gene encoding interleukin-1 receptor-like 1, with protein sequence MHTPIFPFKLQFFVSLSASIIPLVIGGVCVLFFCVFAAMLVKFFAIDLALFFRPYLPLSKHNEDKRIYDAYVVYQMQKKDKATEETLSRFITKILPTVLENKCGYRLFIHGRDDIPGEDRLELVEDCMKQSRRLMVILTPGSESGPEITDQCPASPQTAILGGFDWQVGLHHALIQREMSVILIQLGNTGPQGYTNFPPGLQHLILKSAPLRWPESSRGAAAWNSRFWKRVRYLMPVTPATKRTQPAIV